In the genome of Cyprinus carpio isolate SPL01 unplaced genomic scaffold, ASM1834038v1 S000006809, whole genome shotgun sequence, one region contains:
- the LOC109047778 gene encoding gastrula zinc finger protein XlCGF57.1-like isoform X2 → MNNPEPCRTNHKDTEKQGDLMEESEELSEAEEKQHHVKTSKTFLSHSQTKSNSLKRRAKKPFTCSQCGKSYTLKGTLAIHMKIHTGENLHTCDQCGKSFPIKAYLKTHMRIHTGEKPYSCDQCGKSFPIKANLKTHMRIHTGEKPYSCDQCGKSFAYRHGLKSHTRAHSGEKPYTCDQCGKSFTMKSSLNEHMKIHTGEKPHTCDQCGMSFTKKGSLREHMTIHTGVKPFACDQCGKSFRKSCTFKVHLRRHSGERPFTCDQCGKTFFRSDALKDHLKVHTKEKPYMCTLCGRSFSQSGTLKLHQKRHNSVKEHMCFDCGKTFIRDAELKLHQRMHSEEKPFKCSHCDKRFSRSDYLKSHERIHSGEKPYKCSHCDKRFRWSDYVEKHERIHTGEKPYHCIPCGKSFTHSSSLLSHTKKRKEKCLKS, encoded by the exons ATGAATAATCCAGAACCATGCAGAACAAATCACAAAGATACTGAAAAGCaaggag ACCTGATGGAAGAGAGTGAAGAACTGAGTGAGGCAGAGGAGAAACAGCATCATGTCAAAACTAGTAAGACATTTTTGAGTCACTCACAGACTAAAAGTAATTCATTGAAAAGAAGAGCcaaaaagcctttcacctgctctcagtgtgggaagagttacACATTAAAAGGAACCCTGGCAatacacatgaaaatccacactggagaaaatcTGCACACGTGTGATCAATGCGGGAAGAGTTTTCCGATAAAAGCATACCTTAAGACTCACATGAGAatccatactggagagaaaccgtactcatgtgatcagtgcgggaagagttttcCAATAAAAGCAAACCTTAAGACTCACATGAGAatccatactggagagaaaccgtactcatgtgatcagtgcgggaagagttttgcATACAGACACGGTCTTAAAAGTCACACGAGAGCTCATAGTGGAGAGAAGCCGTACACgtgtgatcaatgtgggaagagttttacaATGAAAAGCTCTCTTAAtgaacacatgaaaatccacactggagagaagccacacacatgtgatcagtgtgggatgAGTTTCACAAAAAAAGGATCTCTTAGGGAACACATGACCATCCACACTGGAGTGAAGCCGTttgcatgtgatcagtgtggaaagagtttcagaaagTCATGCACTTTTAAAGTACATCTGCGTCGTCATTCTGGAGAAAGACCATTTACCTGTGATCAGTGCGGTAAAACTTTTTTTAGGTCAGATGCGCTGAAGGACCACCTGAAAGTTCATACAAAGGAAAAGCCTTACATGTGTACTTTGTGTGGAAGGAGTTTTAGTCAGTCGGGTACTTTAAAATTACATCAGAAAAGACACAACAGTGTGAAGGAGCATATGTGTTTTGATTGTGGGAAGACTTTTATTAGAGATGCTGAACTGAAACTGCACCAGAGAATGCACAGTGAGGAAAAACCTTTTAAGTGTTctcactgtgacaagagattcagtcgttCAGATTATCTGAaatcacatgagaggatccactctggagaaaaaccttacaagtgttcacactgtgacaagagattcagatGGTCAGATTATGTAGAaaaacatgagaggatccacactggagagaaaccgtatcactgcattccatgtgggaagagtttcactcaTTCATCATCTTTACTCagtcatacaaaaaaaagaaaagaaaaatgtctgaaatcATGA
- the LOC109047778 gene encoding gastrula zinc finger protein XlCGF57.1-like isoform X3: MEESEELSEAEEKQHHVKTSKTFLSHSQTKSNSLKRRAKKPFTCSQCGKSYTLKGTLAIHMKIHTGENLHTCDQCGKSFPIKAYLKTHMRIHTGEKPYSCDQCGKSFPIKANLKTHMRIHTGEKPYSCDQCGKSFAYRHGLKSHTRAHSGEKPYTCDQCGKSFTMKSSLNEHMKIHTGEKPHTCDQCGMSFTKKGSLREHMTIHTGVKPFACDQCGKSFRKSCTFKVHLRRHSGERPFTCDQCGKTFFRSDALKDHLKVHTKEKPYMCTLCGRSFSQSGTLKLHQKRHNSVKEHMCFDCGKTFIRDAELKLHQRMHSEEKPFKCSHCDKRFSRSDYLKSHERIHSGEKPYKCSHCDKRFRWSDYVEKHERIHTGEKPYHCIPCGKSFTHSSSLLSHTKKRKEKCLKS; this comes from the coding sequence ATGGAAGAGAGTGAAGAACTGAGTGAGGCAGAGGAGAAACAGCATCATGTCAAAACTAGTAAGACATTTTTGAGTCACTCACAGACTAAAAGTAATTCATTGAAAAGAAGAGCcaaaaagcctttcacctgctctcagtgtgggaagagttacACATTAAAAGGAACCCTGGCAatacacatgaaaatccacactggagaaaatcTGCACACGTGTGATCAATGCGGGAAGAGTTTTCCGATAAAAGCATACCTTAAGACTCACATGAGAatccatactggagagaaaccgtactcatgtgatcagtgcgggaagagttttcCAATAAAAGCAAACCTTAAGACTCACATGAGAatccatactggagagaaaccgtactcatgtgatcagtgcgggaagagttttgcATACAGACACGGTCTTAAAAGTCACACGAGAGCTCATAGTGGAGAGAAGCCGTACACgtgtgatcaatgtgggaagagttttacaATGAAAAGCTCTCTTAAtgaacacatgaaaatccacactggagagaagccacacacatgtgatcagtgtgggatgAGTTTCACAAAAAAAGGATCTCTTAGGGAACACATGACCATCCACACTGGAGTGAAGCCGTttgcatgtgatcagtgtggaaagagtttcagaaagTCATGCACTTTTAAAGTACATCTGCGTCGTCATTCTGGAGAAAGACCATTTACCTGTGATCAGTGCGGTAAAACTTTTTTTAGGTCAGATGCGCTGAAGGACCACCTGAAAGTTCATACAAAGGAAAAGCCTTACATGTGTACTTTGTGTGGAAGGAGTTTTAGTCAGTCGGGTACTTTAAAATTACATCAGAAAAGACACAACAGTGTGAAGGAGCATATGTGTTTTGATTGTGGGAAGACTTTTATTAGAGATGCTGAACTGAAACTGCACCAGAGAATGCACAGTGAGGAAAAACCTTTTAAGTGTTctcactgtgacaagagattcagtcgttCAGATTATCTGAaatcacatgagaggatccactctggagaaaaaccttacaagtgttcacactgtgacaagagattcagatGGTCAGATTATGTAGAaaaacatgagaggatccacactggagagaaaccgtatcactgcattccatgtgggaagagtttcactcaTTCATCATCTTTACTCagtcatacaaaaaaaagaaaagaaaaatgtctgaaatcATGA
- the LOC109047778 gene encoding gastrula zinc finger protein XlCGF57.1-like isoform X1 produces MNNPEPLRINHKDTVKQGDLMEESEELSEAEEKQHHVKTSKTFLSHSQTKSNSLKRRAKKPFTCSQCGKSYTLKGTLAIHMKIHTGENLHTCDQCGKSFPIKAYLKTHMRIHTGEKPYSCDQCGKSFPIKANLKTHMRIHTGEKPYSCDQCGKSFAYRHGLKSHTRAHSGEKPYTCDQCGKSFTMKSSLNEHMKIHTGEKPHTCDQCGMSFTKKGSLREHMTIHTGVKPFACDQCGKSFRKSCTFKVHLRRHSGERPFTCDQCGKTFFRSDALKDHLKVHTKEKPYMCTLCGRSFSQSGTLKLHQKRHNSVKEHMCFDCGKTFIRDAELKLHQRMHSEEKPFKCSHCDKRFSRSDYLKSHERIHSGEKPYKCSHCDKRFRWSDYVEKHERIHTGEKPYHCIPCGKSFTHSSSLLSHTKKRKEKCLKS; encoded by the coding sequence ACCTGATGGAAGAGAGTGAAGAACTGAGTGAGGCAGAGGAGAAACAGCATCATGTCAAAACTAGTAAGACATTTTTGAGTCACTCACAGACTAAAAGTAATTCATTGAAAAGAAGAGCcaaaaagcctttcacctgctctcagtgtgggaagagttacACATTAAAAGGAACCCTGGCAatacacatgaaaatccacactggagaaaatcTGCACACGTGTGATCAATGCGGGAAGAGTTTTCCGATAAAAGCATACCTTAAGACTCACATGAGAatccatactggagagaaaccgtactcatgtgatcagtgcgggaagagttttcCAATAAAAGCAAACCTTAAGACTCACATGAGAatccatactggagagaaaccgtactcatgtgatcagtgcgggaagagttttgcATACAGACACGGTCTTAAAAGTCACACGAGAGCTCATAGTGGAGAGAAGCCGTACACgtgtgatcaatgtgggaagagttttacaATGAAAAGCTCTCTTAAtgaacacatgaaaatccacactggagagaagccacacacatgtgatcagtgtgggatgAGTTTCACAAAAAAAGGATCTCTTAGGGAACACATGACCATCCACACTGGAGTGAAGCCGTttgcatgtgatcagtgtggaaagagtttcagaaagTCATGCACTTTTAAAGTACATCTGCGTCGTCATTCTGGAGAAAGACCATTTACCTGTGATCAGTGCGGTAAAACTTTTTTTAGGTCAGATGCGCTGAAGGACCACCTGAAAGTTCATACAAAGGAAAAGCCTTACATGTGTACTTTGTGTGGAAGGAGTTTTAGTCAGTCGGGTACTTTAAAATTACATCAGAAAAGACACAACAGTGTGAAGGAGCATATGTGTTTTGATTGTGGGAAGACTTTTATTAGAGATGCTGAACTGAAACTGCACCAGAGAATGCACAGTGAGGAAAAACCTTTTAAGTGTTctcactgtgacaagagattcagtcgttCAGATTATCTGAaatcacatgagaggatccactctggagaaaaaccttacaagtgttcacactgtgacaagagattcagatGGTCAGATTATGTAGAaaaacatgagaggatccacactggagagaaaccgtatcactgcattccatgtgggaagagtttcactcaTTCATCATCTTTACTCagtcatacaaaaaaaagaaaagaaaaatgtctgaaatcATGA